Within Paenibacillus albicereus, the genomic segment GGTGACGAGCACGACCATCATCTCGCCGGTGACGAAGCCGGTCCGCACGACGACATGGCGCAGGATGCCGCGCCCGGTCGCCTCATCATAAGCGGAGATGCCGACGCGGTTGCCGATCGCCTTGACCTGCCGCACCGCCTCGTCGTTATGCTCATGCTGGATGAGGCAGGCGTCCATGTCGACGATGCGGTGCGAGCCGCGGGCGTAGAAGCCGCCGATCAGGCTGCCGGCCGCGCCGTTTTCCAGGTCCGCCATCGCCATGCCGATCGGAACCTGGGCCTTGTTGCGGTAGCGCCACGGCTCGTCCATGCCAATCGTCGGGTGGACGATGATGCCGCCGTTGCCAGAAGTCGCTCGATCGGCATCCGCTTCGTTCGCGAGTCCCTTGCCTCTCGCATAAACCGCTCGGTCGCCGTCCGCTTCGCTCGCGAATCTCGTACCTGTGGCTTCGACCGCTCGATCGGCATCCCCGTCGCCTGAGCTTCTCGCGCCTGCTCCCGTCCCTGCTTCCTCGCCCCGCACCTGCAGCTTGCCGATCCGCTCCAGCGTATCGACGACATGCTGCCGCTTCCAGACGAGCTGCGCCTCGTAGCTGAAGTGCTGCAGCTGGCAGCCGCCGCATTGCTTGTAGATCGGGCACGGAGCGTCGACACGGTCCGGACTGCTCTGCAGCCATTCGATCGGCTTGGCGTAACCATACGTCTTTTTGACCTTGAGCACCTTGGCCTTCACGCGCTCGCCCGGCAGCGCTCCCTGCACGAACAAGGTGAAGCCGTCGGCGCGGCCGACGCCCTCGCCTTCATGCGTCAGGCCGGTGATGTCGAGCGTGACGGTATCGTTTTTTCCGACCGGTACGGTAGGTTTCATCATTCATTCATCCGTTCTCTATTCGTAGTAAAGGCTTGCAGGCAGCCCGCCGCCGGAAGGAAGCGAGGACGCGTGCAAGCCGTTGGAATTGGATTCGAGCTTCATGGTTCTAATGATTCGTGGTGTCGTTAGCGGCCCTTTTTCCGCCGTCTGCCGAATTTAACGACGAGTGGTGCTGTTAGAGTACCCAATTCGGTTCAACTTTGGAATAAACGGGCTTCCGCACGCGTCTAGCAAGCTCAGGAGTCGTTAGAAATCGGCGCTCCCTCAAAAGGGGCTTCTAACGAGCTGACTCGTCGTTAGACCGCTGGTTCAAGCGGCTACAGGCAATACCCGACCCCTGCGCCCGCAGCCGTCGCCGCAGGAGAAGCGGGGTCGCCTAGCGCGCCCGCGGACAGCGCCGCAGAGAGCCGGCGGGGTACGCCTCCTGCCGAGCACGCGGACAGCGACAGCCGGCGGTGTCGCCCTCCTGCCGCGCCCGCAGCCGTCGCCGCAGGAGCCAGCGGTACCGCCCTCCTGCCGCGCCCGCAATCAGCGCCGCTGAAAGCCGGCGGAGTCGCCCTCCTGCCGCGCCCGCAATCAGCGCCGCTGAGAGCCGGCGGTGCCGCCCTCCTGCCGCACCCGCAATCAGCGCCGCAGAGACCGGCGGGGTCGCCTAGCTGCCGCGCCTGCGGCCATCGCCGCCTCATCGCCGCCCTTCGCCGCCTCAATAATGCGTCTTCCCTTCCTCGTCGACGAAGATGTTCAGATGCGAGGGCAGCATCGTGAACGTGCACGGGAGCGTGCCGCCGTACTCGCCGTCGAGGTTGAGCTGGGCGTAGTCGGGCGTCGTGACGGTGAGGCGGTCGGTCTTGAAGTGCAGGATATGCGAGTCGTTGAAATGCTCGCCGCGAAGCGCGAGCGTGACGATGCGGATGAACTCGGCCAAGTTGCACTTCTTGAGCACGAGCACCTCGAACAGGCCGTCGTCGAGCGTCGCCGCCGGGGCCAGCTTCTCGAAGCCGCCGACGGAATTGCTGTTGCAGATGAGGAACAGCATGATCTCCTCGTGGATATCCTCGATGCCATTGCCCTCGATGCGCAGCTCCATCGGCCGCAGGCGGGTCATCTTCTCCAGACCCTTCATATAATAGGCGAGCTGGCCGATCATCGTCTTGAGCTTGCTCGGCACCTCGTAGGTGAGCTCGGTGAGCGAGCCGCCGCCGGCAATATTAATGAAGTACTTCTTGCCGGCGCGGCCGACGTCGATCGGGCGGGCGTACTGGCGGGTGATGAGCTCGCACGCATACTCCAGGTTGCGCGGGATGCCGAGCGCCCGCGCGAAGTCGTTGGTCGTGCCGACGGGCAGGATGCCGAGCGGCGGGCGGTTCGGCTTCTCGCCGAGGCCGTTGATGACCTCGTACAGCGTCCCGTCGCCCCCGGCCGCGATAATCATGTCGAAGCCGCGGTCCGCCGCGTCGGCGGCGGCCACCGACGCGTCTCCCTCGCCGCAGGTCGCATGCGTGCTCGTCTCGATGCCGCCCCGCTCGAGCAGCGTCAGGATCTCGCCGAGCCGCCTCTTCATCTCCTCGCGTCCGGACGTCGGGTTGTAGATCAGCCGCGCTCTCTTGTATCCGCTCGTCATGCCTTCTCTCATCCTCCTGCTTGTCGCATCCACTGCAGCGCCTGGCGCGCCAGCCAGCGCGGCACCGCCGCGTCCGGCAGCATCGCCCGGCCGTCATATTCATATTCTAACTCTCCGAGCCTCGCGGGAATCACGGTCGATGTGAAATATCCTTGACTAAGGAACGCCGGCACGACGATTACCGTCTCCCCGGGCTGCCGAAGCCGCATCTCGCGCAGCCGGGCGGCCGCCTCGTCCGGCAGCAGCATGGCGGTCTCGGCGCGGGCGAAGCCGCCGCCCTCCCGCAGCCGCTCGCCGAGCCGCCGCAGGCTGTCCCGCCAGCGCTCATGGAACACCGGCTCGATCGAGCCGTGGCCGACGACGAGCAGCGCCTCCCGGGCGGGATCGCGGGACAGGTCCAGCGCCTGCCGCAGCAGCAGCTCCGCGATCTCCGGCTCGTCGTCGATCGGGACGCCGGGATGGATGCGTGCCTCCCCCGTGCGGAACGGCTCGAACTCGCCCTCCCGCAGGCCGGCCGGGGGCTGTCCGAACGCTTGCATGATGTCGTCGACATGCGTGCTGCCCGACGAGACGAACAGCGGCAGCACGTACAGGTCCGTCACGCCGAGCGCGAGCAGCTCGTCGATGCCGTCCTGGATCAGCCTTCCCTCCACGATCTCCAGAAACGACGAAAGGACCGGCACAGGGCCGGTCGCTTGCGTAATCGTTTGCGCTGCGGCCGCTACGGCCTCGTCGACGAGCGCCACCCATCCGGGGTCGCGCGAGCCGTGGCTGATGATTAGGATGCCGGGAACGAGCGGCTCTCTCTCCATCAGCGGTTCAGTCGGTCCAGCGTCATCTTGTAGCCGTCGTTGCCGTAGTTGAGGCAGCGCTTGACGCGGGAGATCGTCGCCGTGCTCGCTCCCGTCTCGGCCTCGATCTGGTTGTACGTGCTGCCCTTGCCGAGCATGCGCGCCACCTCGAGACGCTGGGAGAGGGATTGCACCTCGTTCACCGTGCACAGATCATCAAAGAAAATATAACATTCCTCGACGCTCTTGAGCGTGAGGACCGCTTCGAATAATTGGTCGATTGCTTTATCGTTCAGCTTCTTGAGCTGCATCAACTTCACCCCTGTGAAAGAATCCTACATTTCATTTTATAGTGCCGCGCTAGAGAATACAACTATCACCGTGTTCACGCTTTAGAGGAGCGATGTTTTTTGCAAGCGCTCTCTCGGGACGGCGGGCGAAAGCCCGGCCGAAGAGATTCAGCCTCCTTCAACGAAGCTCGCCGGGAACCGTGTCCACTGGGCGCGTACATGAGTTTACGAGAGTCCGGTATAGGACGCGCATCTATTTTACTACGGTCAAGCCTTTTGCGCTACCTTAAAATTCATGTCGGCCGTCATCGTCCTCTCCTCGCGTACATCGCGTTTGGCCGAGCGCCCTCTCTTCTGGTCCTTCCGTCCCTGTGTTCTGATCCCATGCGCAGCCCAAGCCCATTGGGATACGCGCGTCAGACGCCCCCGAATCCGTAAGCCGTCTGGGCGCCATCGGTTCCCCGAGGCAGCCGCGTTCATCCCCTCGATCGACAGCCTGCGGCCCGGCGCTTGCGCCCAGCCTGCCGGGGGAGGATCGGCAGGCCGCCCTGTCCGCTCTCGGCCCGTGCCTGTCCCGATCTGGGTTTTTCGGCAAAAACCGGGCGAACGTCCAACCCAAATGCCGCTCTAGGCCATACACTGGATCAAACGCGGAGTTCGCCCTCCGCAATCCCACAAGGATGTGAAAGCCAAGTGAATCCGAACTATCCTTCCTATTACCCGCCTGCGCCGCAGCGCAATACGCCTGCCGGTGCGGCGCAGGGAAGCATTTTTCCCGGTCTCGGCGAAGGGTTCCCTTATAACCATCTGCCTGCGCAGTCGCTGTTCGCGCCTCCGCCCTCGCTGATGCCGCCGAGCCCGGCGCCGTCGATCGGCCCGCTCGCTACGCTGGAAGGCGCGGCGCTGCCTGCCGCGGCGGCTGCAGCGGAAGAAAAAAAGAGCAGCCTGTTCTCCCTCGACAAGCTGACCGAGCTCAAGGGCTTCGTCGACCGGATCGGCGGCCTCGACGGCATCCTCGGCACGATGACCAAGGCGCAGAAGATCATCGGCAGCGTGCAGCAGATGGCTCCGCTCGTCAAGGTGATGATGGGCTCCTTCAGCAGCAGCAAGAAGAAGTCCGACAACTCCAAGATGGTCGACCTCGAGGATGACGACTGGTCGCCGCCCAAGAAGAAGCGGACGAAAAAGAAGAAGCGCCGCACGGGCGGAGGCGGCTATGCCAAGGGCGGCCGCAGCCGCAGGCGCCGCACGGGAACCAAGCGGCGTCCCGGCGCCAAGCGCCGCCGGCCGGCGCAAGACGAATAAAGCGGCTCAGCAGGCAGACGGAACCCCCTTTTCTCGGAATGACGCCGCAGCGAGCAAATGGACCGCTCTTCCTCCAAATGGCGATTCAGCAGCAGCCAGCCCGCTTCCTTCGGAACGCCGATGCGCTGAATCGAAAAGCCCGCTTTTCCCTCGCAGAGGGAAAAGCGGGCTTCGTCATGAAAAGGGGACGAACGCTACAGGAACAGCCAGTCGATGATCATGTAGATCAGCGCGGCAAGACCCATGGAGATCGGAATCGTGATGACCCAGGAAATGATGATCCGGCCGGCCATGCCCCACTTGACTCCGGAGAAGCGCTTCGCGCTGCCGACGCCGAGCAGGGAGGACGTAATCGTATGCGTCGTGCTGACCGGGAAGTGCAGCATCGTCGCCGTCAGGATGACGGAGGCGGCGCCGAGATCGGCCGCGAAGCCGTTGATCGGCTCGATCTTGAAAATTTTCGTGCCCATCGTCTTGATGATCTTCCAGCCGCCGACCGAGGTGCCGAGCGCCATCGCCGTCGCCGCGGACAGCTTGACCCAAAGCGGCACGTCCATGTTGTCCTGGAGGCCGGCCGACACGAGCGCGAAGGTGATGATGCCCATCGCCTTTTGCGCGTCGTTCGTGCCGTGCGTGAACGCCTGGAACGCCGCGGTCATGATCTGGCCGGTGCGGAAGCCTTTGTTGATCTGATGCGGGCTCGACTTGGCGAAGATGAGCTTGAGCAGCGACATCAGCAGATAGCCGACGACAAAGGCGATGATCGGCGAGAAGATGAGCGCCTTGATGATGTCCGAGAAGCCGCTGCCGTTGATGGCGCCGAGTCCGGCCGAAGCGATGACCGCACCGGAGAGGCCGCCGATCAGCGCATGCGACGAGGAGGACGGGATGCCGAACCACCAGGTGATGAGGTTCCAGATGATCGCCCCGAGCAGCGCCGCGATGACGATCTCCTCGCCATGCTGCAGCGTGGTCGGATCGGCGATGCCGCCCCCGATCATCTTGGCGACACCGGTGAAGCTGAGCGCGCCGATGAAGTTCATCACGGCCGCCAGCAGGATGGCGACGCGCGGCTTGAGCGCACGCGTCGACACCGAGGTCGCGATGGCGTTCGCCGTATCGTGGAAGCCGTTGATGAAGTCGAACGCCAGCGCCAGGAACACGACGACCGCCATTATTATAAATACTGTATCCATCGTTCAGGTCGTCTCCTGTCTTTAGCTGTTGCGCATGATGATCGTCTCGAGCGTGTTGGCGACGTCCTCGAAGTAGTCCGTCGTCTTCTCAAGCATCTCGTACAGCTCTTTGCGCTTGATCAGCTCGATCGGATCCTTCTGGTTCGCGAACAGCGCCTTGATGCCGACGCGCAGCAGGTCGTCCGCCTGGTTCTCCAGCTCGTTGATCGCGATGTTCGGCTCGCGGATCGCCAGCAGCTTCTTCTGCGTGAGCAGATAGATCGCCTTCTTGACCTGGTGGGCGTTGCGCACGAGGTTGTCCGCGAACAGGCGGATGTACTCGTCCTTGTCCGTCACCTGGTACATCTCGAAGCGGGATGCGCAGGCCTCGATCTCGTCGACGACGTCGTCGAGCGCGGTCGTCAGCGCCATGATGTCCTCGCGCTCGATCGGCGTGATGAACGTCTTGTTGAGCTCGATGATGATCGTATGGGTATAGCGGTCGCATTGGCTTTCATATTCTTTCATCGCCTTGGCGAACTCGCCGACATTCGACAGGTCGTCCACCCCGCGAGCGAAATACTCTACGCTTTCGACAATCGAATCCGCCATTTCTTCCAGCGTTTTGAAGAAGATATTCTTCTTAGCCATGTTCGTCCCCTTTGCTTTCAAAAAAATGGTTAGACAGCCCTTTTCAGGCCTCACTTATCTTATCACAGTTCATCCTTTTGGTGTAAAGGTTTTGTAAAGGCGGACCGTGTGAAAAGATCGAATTTTGTCGAATTTTCGTCCTGGCTCATTATGCCCAGACGGCATGAAAAGACCCTGCCGCAAGCGGCAGGGCCGATCTTCGTCAACCGTCAAGGCAAAACCGAAAGCCGCTGGTCGAGCCCCGGCTTTTCCGGCACGATCAGCACATGCGTCTGGCCGGGATAAAGCGGAACCTCCGTCTCCGACTCGTAAAACCGGATCAGATCCTGCTCCCCGCCCCGCTTCCACTCGACGTCCCGCGCCAAGCCGCGC encodes:
- the rlmD gene encoding 23S rRNA (uracil(1939)-C(5))-methyltransferase RlmD encodes the protein MMKPTVPVGKNDTVTLDITGLTHEGEGVGRADGFTLFVQGALPGERVKAKVLKVKKTYGYAKPIEWLQSSPDRVDAPCPIYKQCGGCQLQHFSYEAQLVWKRQHVVDTLERIGKLQVRGEEAGTGAGARSSGDGDADRAVEATGTRFASEADGDRAVYARGKGLANEADADRATSGNGGIIVHPTIGMDEPWRYRNKAQVPIGMAMADLENGAAGSLIGGFYARGSHRIVDMDACLIQHEHNDEAVRQVKAIGNRVGISAYDEATGRGILRHVVVRTGFVTGEMMVVLVTNGPRIPRVEDWIAGIRETLPQVKSIVQNVNKRQTNVIFGDETRTLWGSDVIYDELDGIRFAISARSFYQVNPAQTLRLYQSAVDYAGLTGRENVIDAYCGIGTISLFLARRAGHVYGVEIVPEAIEDAKRNAELNGISNASFEAGPAEVVIPRWRSEGIRPDVIVVDPPRKGCDEQLLDTILAMQPERVVYVSCNPATLARDLQVLEAGGYRTVEVQPVDMFPHTSHVESVCLLVKG
- a CDS encoding diacylglycerol kinase, yielding MTSGYKRARLIYNPTSGREEMKRRLGEILTLLERGGIETSTHATCGEGDASVAAADAADRGFDMIIAAGGDGTLYEVINGLGEKPNRPPLGILPVGTTNDFARALGIPRNLEYACELITRQYARPIDVGRAGKKYFINIAGGGSLTELTYEVPSKLKTMIGQLAYYMKGLEKMTRLRPMELRIEGNGIEDIHEEIMLFLICNSNSVGGFEKLAPAATLDDGLFEVLVLKKCNLAEFIRIVTLALRGEHFNDSHILHFKTDRLTVTTPDYAQLNLDGEYGGTLPCTFTMLPSHLNIFVDEEGKTHY
- a CDS encoding sirohydrochlorin chelatase, giving the protein MEREPLVPGILIISHGSRDPGWVALVDEAVAAAAQTITQATGPVPVLSSFLEIVEGRLIQDGIDELLALGVTDLYVLPLFVSSGSTHVDDIMQAFGQPPAGLREGEFEPFRTGEARIHPGVPIDDEPEIAELLLRQALDLSRDPAREALLVVGHGSIEPVFHERWRDSLRRLGERLREGGGFARAETAMLLPDEAAARLREMRLRQPGETVIVVPAFLSQGYFTSTVIPARLGELEYEYDGRAMLPDAAVPRWLARQALQWMRQAGG
- a CDS encoding YerC/YecD family TrpR-related protein; protein product: MQLKKLNDKAIDQLFEAVLTLKSVEECYIFFDDLCTVNEVQSLSQRLEVARMLGKGSTYNQIEAETGASTATISRVKRCLNYGNDGYKMTLDRLNR
- a CDS encoding inorganic phosphate transporter — encoded protein: MDTVFIIMAVVVFLALAFDFINGFHDTANAIATSVSTRALKPRVAILLAAVMNFIGALSFTGVAKMIGGGIADPTTLQHGEEIVIAALLGAIIWNLITWWFGIPSSSSHALIGGLSGAVIASAGLGAINGSGFSDIIKALIFSPIIAFVVGYLLMSLLKLIFAKSSPHQINKGFRTGQIMTAAFQAFTHGTNDAQKAMGIITFALVSAGLQDNMDVPLWVKLSAATAMALGTSVGGWKIIKTMGTKIFKIEPINGFAADLGAASVILTATMLHFPVSTTHTITSSLLGVGSAKRFSGVKWGMAGRIIISWVITIPISMGLAALIYMIIDWLFL
- a CDS encoding DUF47 domain-containing protein; amino-acid sequence: MAKKNIFFKTLEEMADSIVESVEYFARGVDDLSNVGEFAKAMKEYESQCDRYTHTIIIELNKTFITPIEREDIMALTTALDDVVDEIEACASRFEMYQVTDKDEYIRLFADNLVRNAHQVKKAIYLLTQKKLLAIREPNIAINELENQADDLLRVGIKALFANQKDPIELIKRKELYEMLEKTTDYFEDVANTLETIIMRNS